A window of Rhodoligotrophos appendicifer genomic DNA:
CTGCTCGTGAACACACGGCACCGACGCCGACTTCAGAGACCTCTTATGACCGGGCTTTCTATGGTGATCCGGCTCTGGAGGAGCAGACTGGCAACCCTAATGAGTATCAGGGTGCTCATGCCCGGGAATTATCATATGTTGACGATCAGGGGGGCGATGACTATGACCGCCCGCTTCAGCATCGTGCAAGTGCCGCTGAGTATCAGGACGCCTACCGCGACTACGAAGTCGGCAATGATAAGTCCAGGTTTCTCTCCGGTCGGCTGCCAATATATCTAGGCGGTGCTCTTCTCCTTGTAATAGCGGTTGTCGCCGTGGTGATTTACATGCTGAGTGGTGGCAGCGATACGCTGGCGACGTCTGATAGTCCGCCTGTGATTGCCGCACCGACAGAACCCACGAAGATCCAACCTCAAGAAGCAACAAATCAGCCTGTGGTTCCCCGTCAGACTAAGCTCATCTATGATCGGATCTTAGGTGAAGAACAAGGCGGGGCTGAAGAGCGTCTCGTTCCTCGCCAGGAGGAGCCGTTGACACCTGGTGGTGTTGATGAGGGAGGCACAGGTCTGAGCCCCGGGGATCAAAGCGGGACCCAAGGAGCGCTGCCGGTACCTCTGCCGCCACCGCCCCCGAGCAATGGTGATCAATCTGCGCTGCCCTCCACTGATACTGTGACAATGGCGCGATCTTCTGAAGCTGATACATCGGCTGTAGAAGATGATGGCAGCATTCCGGTTCCTGGGATGAGCCCGAGTGAACCGCCATCGGCACCAATTGCAACGACCGCCCCGCCGAGTGCTTCGCCACCCCTCCCTCGGCCGAAACCGCAAACGAACCGCAATGCTGCAGGCTCGCCGACCCCAACCGGGTCGGCGTCTTCCGTTCAGACACAGGCAACCGCCATGGGAACGCCAGCTGCCTATGCATCGCCTGTAGCTCAGCAAAATCCTCCCGCCGGACAATATTTGATACAGCTGGCCTCCTTCCGAACGGCTCAGGATGCCACCAGCGAGTTTAATCGGCTGAAGAACAATTTTCCGGCATTGGTCGGAAATCTGTCATCCTTCATACAGGAGGCGGATCTGGGTAGCCGAGGAAAGTTCTACCGATTGAGACTTGGCCCCGTAGCGTCTAAAGACGATGCTTCGCAGCTTTGCAATTCGCTTATTGCCTCTGGTGAAAAGGATTGCCTGGTTCGCCGGCAGTAGCGTTGCGAATTCTGTTTAGTCCACACATTGAACTGCTGATTTCATGACAATTTCTGCCATCGTTTTTGGATGTGCTGGGTTTAGTCTCTCTGAACAGGAGCGAGCCTTTTTCAGGGACGCCAACCCTTGGGGCTTTATCTTATTTTCGCGTAATTGTGACAACCCCGACCAAGTTAGAGCGTTGGTTGAAGACCTCCGCAACACAGTGGGACGGGGGGATGCGCCGGTGTTGATCGACCAAGAAGGTGGTCGAGTGCAGAGGTTATCTCCGCCCCATTGGCCTAGTTATCCGCCGATGCGCATGTTCGGAGAGTGGTACGATCGCGACCCCGAGGCTGCCGAACGTGCGTTGTACAATAACATTCGCCTTATCGCCGCGGATCTCCATGACCTGGGTATTACTGTGAACTGCCTGCCTGTGCTTGATGTTCCAGCCCCAAACGCCCACCGTATAATCGGTGATCGTGCATTCGGTGGAGATGTGAATGTCATCGCCAGACTTGGCCGCCTCGTCTGTGGGAGTTTGCTTGACGGCGGCGTTTTGCCCGTAATCAAACATATGCCGGGTCATGGGCGAGCGGAAGTTGACAGCCATCTAAGTCTGCCGGTGGTTAAAGCGTCACGCTCGGATTTGGAAAATCGAGATTTTGTACCATTTCGTGCTCTTGCGGACATGCCTTTGGCCATGAGTGCGCATGTTGTTTATGAGGCGATAGATTCGGAGCGGCCGGCAACCCAGTCTTCCACAGTCATTGGCGAGATCATCCGAACCGAATTCGGCTTTGATGGTCTTCTGATCACGGACGATCTGAGCATGTCGGCGCTCCAAGGAAGTTTAAAGCAGCGCCTGCTTGAAAGCATTGAAGCGGGCTGCGATGTGGGCTTGCACTGCAATGGTGTGATGCAAGAGATGATTGAGCTAGCAGAAGTTGCGCCCTCTCTAACCAGGGGGGACCGGGTCTTGAGCTTTTTGCGAGATCCCGAGCCCTTTGACCGAGAGCAGGCCTGGGCGGAACTGTCCCTATCGAGACGCGAATCGCTGTAGTCTCGCGAGCTTGGGTCTGCCGTGACTAGGAGCTTGGATACTGTATCCTGAATTATAGCGCACAATGACTGCATTGATACTACTTGGCAAAGCATGGCATCCCCTGCACACGAGGCTGTAGATCCCGATGCGTTGATCATTGATATCGACGGTTTCGAGGGCCCCCTCGATCTTCTATTGGCTCTCGCACGGAATCAGAAGGTCGATCTGGCGAAAATCTCTGTATTGGACCTTGTCGAGCAGTATCTTGCCTTCATGGCTCGATCGGAGTCGCTCCGTTTGGAACGGGCCGCTGACTACTTGGTGATGGCAGCTTGGCTGGCATACCTCAAGTCGCGACTTTTGCTTCCCCAGCCGCAGGGGGAAGATGAGTCGATCTGTGACGACCTCTCTGCTCGCTTGGCCTTTCGATTGAGGCGCTTAGAGGCCATGAGGGTGGCGGCTGTTCAATTGCTGGCTCGTCCACAACTGAACGATAATGTGTTTCCACGTGGCGTTGTGGAGCCGTTTTCTGGACCGCCGACGGTCGTTTATGATTGCAGTTTTTTTGATCTCTTGAAGGCCTACACCGACCGTCGTCAGAAGTTGACAAAGCGGAGAACATACGAAGTCACTGCACCACAAGTTCTGTCCCTGAAAGAAGCGCGTGACGTCTTAAATTTGCTGACTGGTGAGATACATCACTGGATATCTGTTGAGAAATTGCTGGTACGCCACCTCGTACGTCCCGGAATGGAAAGGAGCGTTCTCGCGTCAAGTTTCGCTGTCCTCCTCGAAATGGCTCGAGAAGGAAGGGTCGAGGTTCAACAGGAGCGTCATTTCGCCCCCTTATTCGTGCGCACCAAGCCCACCTCCACAAGGCCGGATACAGCATGATCACGAACTCCCTCAGAACAGAACCATTCGACGAACGATTGGAAATTGCTGACAATGTGACGAGGCTTCCCCGGACGGAGCGCATCAACCATTTGCGCGTGCTCGAAGCAGTCCTGTTCGCCTCTCCTGTTCCTCTTTCCGACAGAGAACTTGCAGTAAACCTTCCAGACGAAGCCGACGTCATCGACCTCTTAAGCGAACTCCAGGCTCACTATTCAGGACGCGGGGTACAACTTATCCAGGTTGCAGGAAAATGGAACTTTCGAACAGCGCCCGATCTTGCCAGTCATTTGGCGAGCGCCGCCATCGAACACCGCCGACTGTCTCGCGCGGCTACAGAGGTTTTGGCCATTATCGCCTATCATCAGCCTGTGACACGGGCTGAGATAGAAGAGATTCGAGGAGTGTCATTGTCTCGCGGAACGCTTGACGTCCTTTTGGAGATGGGCTGGATCTGTATGCGGGGGCGACGCAGGACGCCTGGCAGGCCTGTCACATTTGCGACGACAGAAAATTTCTTAAGCCACTTTGGGTTGAACGAGCTAGGGGATCTTCCTGGCCTTGCTGAACTGAAATTGTCTGGGCTGCTAGAGCCCGATGTTGCGTCTGATTTTGAGATTCCCGTGCCCCGGGATAACGAGAGCTTGGGATACGAGGAAGATCCTGTTGCGGATGATATGAACGGTGCTCTCGCAACTGATCTCATCTCCGAGAAGGAGGACCGAGCTTGAGGCCGTCAACACGAGATTTTGGCTGGTGTGGCTTTCACAACGATGCAACGCAGTATATGACGCGGCTGGGCGAGTTGCGGGACTATGACCAATCCGCGATAATGACCCATTGAAGGCTGGGGAGCCGCGTCCGTAGCTCCAGGATATAAGTGACTGTATGTTCGACATCAGTGCGACAGAACTCCTGGTCATTGCAGTCGTAGCGATTGTGGTGATTGGCCCAAAAGACCTGCCGGATATGTTGAAGGGTCTCGGGCGCTTCCTGCGAAAAATGAGGTTGATGGCCGGTGACTTTCAAAGGCAGCTGGATCAAGCTGGCTTCGAAGATGTTCGAAAGGGAATTGAGGAGGTTCGTAGTTTGACGTCTCCGAGTGGCGTAATCGCGCGAAGCATTGCGTCCTCTATTGAGACCGATGATAGCAAGCGGACGATTGAACAGAAGGCTTCCGCTGAGCCCGCGGCAGCCCAAGTGTCAGTTGAAACAAAGGAAAATGTCCCTTCAGTCGATACCACCATCGCTAAGGTTTCGATTTCCACTGAGGATACAGCGATTGGGACAAGCTCGTCTGACGCGACGTTGCAAGACCGCCCCCACCAGTCAACGACGGAAATGATGCCTACGACCGATAAGGTGGAGGGAGATCTGATCGGGTCGCCCGCGACCGATAACACCACCGCCAGTTCTCGCGCTTGAGTGACCCGCATCCAATGAGCAAAGAAGACATCGATGCCACTCAGGCTCCATTGATGGACCATCTAATCGAGCTTAGGTCTCGCTTGGTTAGATCGCTCCTCGGGCTGCTGATTGCCTTTTTGTTCTGTTTTTATTTTGCCACGACGATCTTCAATATACTGATTTGGCCGTACGAGTGGGCAGTCGGTGATTCGACGCAGGTGCGCCTGATTTACACTGCCCCGCAAGAATATTTCTTCACTCAGCTTAAAATAGCACTTTGGGGCGGCTTTTTTCTCGCCTTCCCGATCATAGCCACACAGATTTACATGTTTGTTGCACCCGGTCTCTACAAGAATGAGCGACAAGCGTTCATGCCTTTTCTTGTCGCGACGCCGTTTCTCTTCATTCTCGGCGCCGGCTTAGTCTATTTCTTTATCTTACCCATGGCACTGGCCTTTTTCGCAAGTTTTCAGCAGACGGGCAGTACCGGTGCAATAATTGAGCTGCTGCCGAAGGTGAGTGAGTATCTTGACCTGATCATGACCTTGATGATCGCGTTTGGTATTTGCTTTCAACTGCCAGTGATTCTGACCCTCTTGGTTAAAGTTGGTATATTAAGCGCTGAGGGCCTCCGCAAGAAACGGCGCTATGCGATTGTCGCAGCTTTTGCCATTGCTGCCTTTATGACGCCTCCGGATCCCTTCAGTCAGATCGGGCTTGCTCTGCCTCTGATCGGATTGTTTGAGGTTTCATTGTATCTGGCGCGAGGAATTGAAAAGAAGCGATTAGCGGAAGATGCCCGCCGAGATCAGGAAAGCCCACTCGACGTTTGATCTTCTTTTCTCTGGCCCGCAACTCCTGTCGAGGCCTTCCTATGAGGCTCGTGGAAAGCTGAAAGAGTGATCTTCAACTCCAAACAAGGAATTTGACTGCGGCTGCACCAGGCAACCGCAAGCTTGATCCCAACGCCAGCAGCGCAACAGAGTCAGATGCGTACCGCCCCACCATCGATCAATACCGTTCTGCTCGATTTGATCGATCTGCCCGCTGACAACGGCATGACCAAAATCCGTCAAGGACAGTTCTGCGCCAAGGTAATGTGCGATGCGATTGGCGTCGGGAGTGTCCGAGGTCACCAGCTCTGGAGTGAACTCATCTGTCGTCCGGCAATAGATATCTCGGAAGCGCTCCGGCAGTCCGGAGATCAGAGGGTGTCGAGCGAAGGCTAAATCCTCCAGCCTCCGCCAGAAGCTCCAATCACCGAGGAAAACGGCAGGCTCTCTGCGTTGATTTTCATTAAACAGTGTTTGAGGTGAAGCTGTTTTCTCCCGGAGTGCCTGCAGAACACGGCGTTCTGTGCGGCTGAGCCCATCGGCTTGTCCGGGCAACTCCTCCAAGGCACGAAACATTGCCGCACGTAGGAAGGGGAACCGCGCAAGATCCGGATCGGTAGCCAGTCTCGACCAAGCCTCAGGCGTCGGCGAGCAGTAGGATGTCCACACTTGGCTTGCTATCTCAAAATCGGTATCCGTCACAGAGCGTTTGGTGCTTGCGAAACGGGCGATCGAGTCTGGTGCATGACGTCCGAGATAATCGTTGGCCTGCACGAGTTTCACGTCACCGACGACTTCACTTCGATTAAGCGCGTCCAGTGTCTGGAATAACTGCAACTGATCATAAAGATCATGCTCGAACCAGAGTTCAATCGACTGTTCGGGATCTATACTTTCGAGCTGCATGCGTCGATGCGCAAATTCTTCTTCGATTTCGTGTAACGGTACCGCGAAGGCCTCGCTGAGAAAGGCAGCGCGGATTTCATCAAGAGTCCTGAGGTCGCTCGTAAGGGGCACGGGCCCGTCGATCAGCGTGTCGCGCCACGGCACGATCGTGTGGGCAAGCCCTGCAGACTTCAGTGTGTCTGCCACGATATCCCCATTCGTGATGATCAGGGTCATCAAGGAGCCTTTCAACTGAAATGTTTAATTGATGCTGACTTTGCCGTGAGAATGCGACCATTCCTTGGCTTGAGGGATCGGATTTCCTGAATCGAGATGCGCATAAATGCGCCCGCAGGTGATGCGCCTCTTCACCCTGTCGACCCACAAGGTTATAGAGGCGTCCGACCTTTGTTCACCGGAGTAGGGATCATGACTGCTATCATTGACATCACGGCTCGCGAAATTCTCGATAGCCGGGGGAACCCGACCGTGGAAGTTGATGTGACCCTTGAGGAGGGCTACTTCGGACGTGCGGCTGTTCCGTCGGGAGCATCCACAGGAGCACATGAGGCTGCGGAGCTGCGCGATAGCGACCAAGGTCGCTACGGGGGCAAGGGCGTAGCGCAGGCCGTAGCCAACGTGAATGGGGAGATCTTCGAAGCTATCGCCGGTCTTGATGCTGAGGATCAGGTGGCACTTGACCGGATCATGATCGACCTCGACGGAACCGATAACAAGTCTCGTCTGGGAGCAAATGCGATTCTCGGCGTTTCGCTTGCCGTCGCCCATGCCGCTGCTCAGGCAAGTGGCCTGCCTCTTTACCGATATGTGGGGGGTACCTCCGCGAGAACCCTGCCTGTGCCGATGATGAACATTATCAATGGGGGGGCGCATGCCGATAATCCCATCGACATCCAGGAATTCATGATCATGCCAATTGGCGCGGAAACTTTCGCAGATGGTCTGCGGATGGGGGCAGAAATTTTCCATCGCCTCCGCAGCGAACTCAAGAATGCAGGACATAACACCAATGTTGGGGACGAAGGAGGGTTCGCGCCGAATCTCGCCTCAACAGAAGAAGCATTGAATTTTGTGACCCGTGCCATTGAGCTCGCGGGGTACACGCCAGGGGATGATGTAATGTTGGCCTTGGATTGCGCATCGACCGAATTTTATAGGGATGGAAAGTATCAACTGACCGGTGAGAAGATGGTGCTTGATGCCGCATCAATGGCGGAATACCTGGCCGCTTTGGTAGAGCGCTTTCCCATAATTTCCATTGAGGACGGAATGGCCGAGGATGACTGGGATGGTTGGCAGATGCTTACAGATCGGCTCGGCAGCCAGATCCAGCTTGTTGGCGATGACCTCTTTGTGACCAATCCGGCGCGGCTGCGGGATGGAATTGCGGCAGGAGCGGGGAATGCGATCCTCGTTAAGGTCAACCAGATCGGAACGTTGTCGGAAACGCTTGAGGCTGTTGAGGTTGCCCACAAGGCCGGGTACAGGGCGGTAATGTCCCACCGCTCTGGGGAGACGGAGGATGTTACAATTGCCGACCTAGCGGTGGCGACGAACTGTGGTCAGATCAAGACTGGTTCCTTAGCGCGCAGTGACAGGCTCGCAAAATATAATCAGCTTCTACGAATTGAAGAGCAGCTTGGCACTGCGGCGACCTATGCTGGACGCTCAATTCTCCGGGGCTGACGGAAACTATGGCCCATGCAACCTGCCGGTAGGATTTGGCACCCGCCTTATTATAAAGGCGAGCGGCAAGCGAGAAGATTAAACTCTGCCGCACGGAATCCAGCTTCGAACTGAAGCCGAAGCAGCTAGTCTGAAAAAATGGGTGGTCTCATGCATTCTCCGACGGCGCAAGCGGCTCTGAGTGAAACGTCTCTCAAAAACTATATTGGCGGCCGTTATGTGAACTCTGCAGGCAACGAGCAGTTCAACGCGTTGAACCCTGCAACCGGCGAGATTATCTGCAACGTCCAACAGGCTAGTGAAGCGGATCTGGAAGCCGCATTGGCTTCGGCTCAGGCTGGCTTCCAACTCTGGCGGAAGATGACCGGCGCGGAGCGCGGCCGGATCCTGCGCCGAGCTGCTGATCTGTTGCGTGAGCGTAACGACGAACTAGCCACGCTAGAAGTTCTGAACACCGGCAAACCCATCCAGGAGGCGATCGCTGTAGATATATATTCGGGTGCTGACTGTCTGGAATTTTTCGGCGGCGTAGCAGCGTCCATTCATGGTCATCACTATCAGTTTGGAGCCAACTTTGCTTACACTCGGCGCGAGCCGTTAGGGGTATGCGCGGGTATTGGTGCTTGGAACTATCCAATACAGATCGCGTGCTGGAAGTCGGCACCCGCCTTGGCCTGCGGGAACGCCATGATCTTTAAACCTGCGGAGATGAGCCCACTGACGGCCGCGAAGCTGGCTGAAATTTACACGGAGGCGGGTCTGCCGGCTGGAGTATTCAATGTTGTGCAGGGCGACGCCAGCGTGGGGCAATGGCTCACACGGTCTGCTGGAATTGCGAAGGTATCGCTCACAGGGGAGCTCAGCACAGGCAAGAAGGTTTTGGCTGCCGCCGCAGAGACCCTGAAGCATGTCACTCTGGAGCTTGGAGGCAAGTCACCGATTATAGTGTTTGAGGATGCCGATCTCGATAGCGCCGTGTCCGGCGCGATCCTCGGCAATTTCTATACTCAAGGGGAAATTTGTTCGAACGGCACCAGGGTCTTCGTACAGAAATCGGTGCTGGAAGAGTTCCTTGGAAGGATGGCTTCGCACGCGAAAAGAATACGGATCGGCAATCCTCTCGATCCTCAAACCCAGATGGGGGCACTTATTTCGCCTGAACACGGGCAAAAGGTCATGGAATTTATTGAGCGCGGCAAGAGCGAGGGCGCGCGGCTGATCTGCGGCGGTCAAAGGGCCATGGTGCAGGGCTGCGAAGCAGGATGGTTCATTGAACCCACTGTTTTTGCTGATTGTCGAGACGACATGACCATTGTGAAGGAGGAGATCTTCGGCCCGGTCATGTCAGTCTTGAGCTTCGAGGAGGAAGCTGAGGTCATCAGCCGGTCCAACGATACGATATATGGCTTGTCAGCTGGGGTATTCACCCGCGATTTGGCGCGGGGTCATCGTGTGGCCGCGGCGCTGGAGGCTGGCACCTGTTGGATCAACACATACAATGTGACCCCGGTTGAGCTGCCCTTCGGTGGTTACAAACAGTCTGGCATGGGCCGAGAGAATTCCCTTGCCGCAATTGAACACTATACTCAAATTAAAACCGTATACGTCGAAACGGATAAAGTTCAGTCGCCGTATTGACAGGCTAACAGAGCGGAAAAGCGGCTAATATTCTGAACAAAGATATTCCAAATCGACGGAACTTCTAGATTCTTACCTCTGGAAGGCCAAAAACCTCACCGCTGCGCAACACTTTCGGATCGTAGGCTTTGCGTGAGAAGACTTGGCGTACAAGGGGCTCGAAAAAGGACAATGGTTTCATTGGATAATCGGGGTCGAACGAGGTCTGATCCCAGCGCTCACAGAAGTCAACAGTCGTGGGATAGAAAGGGCTGTCCGCATATTTTTCGCGCTCCATGCGATCCCAGCCATAATGGTGAGCATAATAGTACATTTGAAAAGCGCCATGGTGCTCAACAACCCACGCGCATTCGTCGCGAACGTAAGGCCTGAGGATCTCAGCAGCAAAACGATCGTGATTTTGAGGTGCCAATCCGTCGCCGATGTCATGCAGGAGGGTGGCCACTATCCAATCTGCATCCGCCCCGTCATGAAGTGCACGGGTCGCCGACTGCAATCCATGTTCAAGGCGACTAATTTTGTATCCAGACAGTGTCTCCTCAGCTTGCCTGGCCAGTTCACGTAACAACCGATCAGCAGTCTGGGCGAGATAGGCTTTCTCCAGTTCGTGCAGCAACTCGTAGTCTTCCTTGCTGCCGTCCTTCATCTGTGTGAATGAGACACTTTCCATGGTGATGCTCCCAGTTGCCGCATTCGCTAGCATACGGGACGCGGTGCGGGAATCAACGAGCTCTTGGAAGGCAACTGATCGCAAGGCTCAGACACGTGGAACCAAAGCTTATTGGCGGCGTTGAAGCGCCATGACTGATAAGCAAGATACGTCTCACTCCGGTGATCAAAAGCCTGTTCTGACTCCCACCGAGGCTCGACAGGGTGCTCCACGGCAGAACGTCAGGGTCGTACTAATTGTGTCCCTGGTTCTTATAATCGTAATCTTTGGAGCGCTTTTCGCTTCTTACCAGTGAGGTGGCCTCCTGGTAAATTGCTTGACCTTAAATGCTCGTCCTGAACTAAAGGATCGCAGAAGCCTCGGATGGGCCGTCTGACGATGACGACATGGTGACGCCTCTGGAGCAGATACGCCGGCTAACTAGCGCGTTGGATTTTGCACGCGCCAGCGCATTTCTCCAGGATTGTGATCTGCGCTATGTTTGGGTTGCGACTTCAGTTCCGTTCTTCTCAGAAGGCAAGCTTCTAGGAAAAACTGACGCCGAAGTGCTTGCTGAGGAGACGGCAAGACAGATCGTACCCTTGAAGCGGTCGGTTATTTCAACAGGACGAGGGCAAAACGGCGAGTTCTTCCATACTCTTCCCTCAGGTGAAAGACGTTGGTACTCTGTCAAATTGGATCCATGGCTGGATCAGGATGGAACGACACTCGGTGTTTTCACAGCCGCCCTTGATGTAACCGATCAGCGGTTAATGGATGAAAGGCTGGTTGTTCTGATGCGCGAGGTGGCGCATCGATCCAAGAATCTTCTTGCAATTATACAGGGTCTATCGAACCAAACTGCCCGCACGAGTTCGACAATTGCCGAGTTCGCTTCGAAGTTTACGGGGCGCTTGTTATCCTTGGGTCATGCTCAGGATCTCTTGACCGCGACGGACTGGCAAGGTGCTTCAATCGATGATCTGATCAAGTTTCAGCTCGGGCCTTATCTCGAGGCGTATGATCGACAGATCTTAACGCATGGACGCCCGATGATGCTGAAGTCCAATGCTGCACAATACCTTGGCCTCGCGCTTCATGAGTTGGTGACAAACGCTGCTAAACACGGGACACTTTTGGAGGCAAGTGGTGAAGTCTCGATTTCCTGGCGCATAGTAACGGGTGAAACACCGCGTCGAAATTGTTTCATCCTTGTCTGGAGTGAGAGAGGCCCCAGTAGGCTCCGATCAGATTGGGAAGGCGAACGGGGCGGCTTTGGTCGAACGATGTTGACGAAAATTACCCCTCAAGCGATACAGGGGCAGGCACTTATGCGTTTTCGGCAGGGCGGGATAGTCTACAGACTTGCCGCGCCACTAACCGAAATCGCAACAGATGATTGGCTCTACCGATCCGCTTTAATGGCCGAGATGCCACCTGCTTGAAAGAGAACCAAACTAAAAGAAGAACCAGGCACCGAACTGCCCTCGGATATTGTCACCGCTCCGTAAGCGTCCGGCCAAGGACATGTCATAGAAGTCCCTCTGGCCGTAGATTACTTCCCAACCCAATTGAAGCTCGCTTACTGGTTTCCAAATTAGGTTGCCGTGGAGGCTCATAACCTCCTTGTTGAATCGACCCGTAAGATATCCCCCGTCCGCGACGGCGTCTTTGACGTCTGACTTGTTTGGCAGCGACAGCCCCCATCCAAAGTTGATGCTTGTTTTTTCGCTCACCTCAAAAGTTACACCTGCGAAGATCCCTAAGGCTGCGATACTGTTAATGTCACCACTTAGGGGATTGATCCAATAAGCCGGTGAGTTGCCGACCAAGTAATTTCCGACACCGTCGCCGTAAATCGCACCCGCAGATAGCGTTCCGAAGTCTGAGAGGTTTATCGTGGCGGCCCCTTGTACAACCCAGCCGAAGGCTCCATCGCTGTCAGTTGCTCCGAGGCGCTTTTCGGTAGCGAAGCGCCGTCCTGCGCCCGACAAAAGGAATTGATGGCCGGCGG
This region includes:
- a CDS encoding SPOR domain-containing protein; protein product: MEAPIPSRGPAARIFQQPSLTEASRNLSAREHTAPTPTSETSYDRAFYGDPALEEQTGNPNEYQGAHARELSYVDDQGGDDYDRPLQHRASAAEYQDAYRDYEVGNDKSRFLSGRLPIYLGGALLLVIAVVAVVIYMLSGGSDTLATSDSPPVIAAPTEPTKIQPQEATNQPVVPRQTKLIYDRILGEEQGGAEERLVPRQEEPLTPGGVDEGGTGLSPGDQSGTQGALPVPLPPPPPSNGDQSALPSTDTVTMARSSEADTSAVEDDGSIPVPGMSPSEPPSAPIATTAPPSASPPLPRPKPQTNRNAAGSPTPTGSASSVQTQATAMGTPAAYASPVAQQNPPAGQYLIQLASFRTAQDATSEFNRLKNNFPALVGNLSSFIQEADLGSRGKFYRLRLGPVASKDDASQLCNSLIASGEKDCLVRRQ
- the nagZ gene encoding beta-N-acetylhexosaminidase, which codes for MTISAIVFGCAGFSLSEQERAFFRDANPWGFILFSRNCDNPDQVRALVEDLRNTVGRGDAPVLIDQEGGRVQRLSPPHWPSYPPMRMFGEWYDRDPEAAERALYNNIRLIAADLHDLGITVNCLPVLDVPAPNAHRIIGDRAFGGDVNVIARLGRLVCGSLLDGGVLPVIKHMPGHGRAEVDSHLSLPVVKASRSDLENRDFVPFRALADMPLAMSAHVVYEAIDSERPATQSSTVIGEIIRTEFGFDGLLITDDLSMSALQGSLKQRLLESIEAGCDVGLHCNGVMQEMIELAEVAPSLTRGDRVLSFLRDPEPFDREQAWAELSLSRRESL
- a CDS encoding segregation and condensation protein A, whose translation is MIIDIDGFEGPLDLLLALARNQKVDLAKISVLDLVEQYLAFMARSESLRLERAADYLVMAAWLAYLKSRLLLPQPQGEDESICDDLSARLAFRLRRLEAMRVAAVQLLARPQLNDNVFPRGVVEPFSGPPTVVYDCSFFDLLKAYTDRRQKLTKRRTYEVTAPQVLSLKEARDVLNLLTGEIHHWISVEKLLVRHLVRPGMERSVLASSFAVLLEMAREGRVEVQQERHFAPLFVRTKPTSTRPDTA
- the scpB gene encoding SMC-Scp complex subunit ScpB, with protein sequence MITNSLRTEPFDERLEIADNVTRLPRTERINHLRVLEAVLFASPVPLSDRELAVNLPDEADVIDLLSELQAHYSGRGVQLIQVAGKWNFRTAPDLASHLASAAIEHRRLSRAATEVLAIIAYHQPVTRAEIEEIRGVSLSRGTLDVLLEMGWICMRGRRRTPGRPVTFATTENFLSHFGLNELGDLPGLAELKLSGLLEPDVASDFEIPVPRDNESLGYEEDPVADDMNGALATDLISEKEDRA
- the tatB gene encoding Sec-independent protein translocase protein TatB gives rise to the protein MFDISATELLVIAVVAIVVIGPKDLPDMLKGLGRFLRKMRLMAGDFQRQLDQAGFEDVRKGIEEVRSLTSPSGVIARSIASSIETDDSKRTIEQKASAEPAAAQVSVETKENVPSVDTTIAKVSISTEDTAIGTSSSDATLQDRPHQSTTEMMPTTDKVEGDLIGSPATDNTTASSRA
- the tatC gene encoding twin-arginine translocase subunit TatC, whose translation is MSKEDIDATQAPLMDHLIELRSRLVRSLLGLLIAFLFCFYFATTIFNILIWPYEWAVGDSTQVRLIYTAPQEYFFTQLKIALWGGFFLAFPIIATQIYMFVAPGLYKNERQAFMPFLVATPFLFILGAGLVYFFILPMALAFFASFQQTGSTGAIIELLPKVSEYLDLIMTLMIAFGICFQLPVILTLLVKVGILSAEGLRKKRRYAIVAAFAIAAFMTPPDPFSQIGLALPLIGLFEVSLYLARGIEKKRLAEDARRDQESPLDV
- a CDS encoding DUF1835 domain-containing protein, encoding MTLIITNGDIVADTLKSAGLAHTIVPWRDTLIDGPVPLTSDLRTLDEIRAAFLSEAFAVPLHEIEEEFAHRRMQLESIDPEQSIELWFEHDLYDQLQLFQTLDALNRSEVVGDVKLVQANDYLGRHAPDSIARFASTKRSVTDTDFEIASQVWTSYCSPTPEAWSRLATDPDLARFPFLRAAMFRALEELPGQADGLSRTERRVLQALREKTASPQTLFNENQRREPAVFLGDWSFWRRLEDLAFARHPLISGLPERFRDIYCRTTDEFTPELVTSDTPDANRIAHYLGAELSLTDFGHAVVSGQIDQIEQNGIDRWWGGTHLTLLRCWRWDQACGCLVQPQSNSLFGVEDHSFSFPRAS
- the eno gene encoding phosphopyruvate hydratase, whose protein sequence is MTAIIDITAREILDSRGNPTVEVDVTLEEGYFGRAAVPSGASTGAHEAAELRDSDQGRYGGKGVAQAVANVNGEIFEAIAGLDAEDQVALDRIMIDLDGTDNKSRLGANAILGVSLAVAHAAAQASGLPLYRYVGGTSARTLPVPMMNIINGGAHADNPIDIQEFMIMPIGAETFADGLRMGAEIFHRLRSELKNAGHNTNVGDEGGFAPNLASTEEALNFVTRAIELAGYTPGDDVMLALDCASTEFYRDGKYQLTGEKMVLDAASMAEYLAALVERFPIISIEDGMAEDDWDGWQMLTDRLGSQIQLVGDDLFVTNPARLRDGIAAGAGNAILVKVNQIGTLSETLEAVEVAHKAGYRAVMSHRSGETEDVTIADLAVATNCGQIKTGSLARSDRLAKYNQLLRIEEQLGTAATYAGRSILRG
- the betB gene encoding betaine-aldehyde dehydrogenase → MHSPTAQAALSETSLKNYIGGRYVNSAGNEQFNALNPATGEIICNVQQASEADLEAALASAQAGFQLWRKMTGAERGRILRRAADLLRERNDELATLEVLNTGKPIQEAIAVDIYSGADCLEFFGGVAASIHGHHYQFGANFAYTRREPLGVCAGIGAWNYPIQIACWKSAPALACGNAMIFKPAEMSPLTAAKLAEIYTEAGLPAGVFNVVQGDASVGQWLTRSAGIAKVSLTGELSTGKKVLAAAAETLKHVTLELGGKSPIIVFEDADLDSAVSGAILGNFYTQGEICSNGTRVFVQKSVLEEFLGRMASHAKRIRIGNPLDPQTQMGALISPEHGQKVMEFIERGKSEGARLICGGQRAMVQGCEAGWFIEPTVFADCRDDMTIVKEEIFGPVMSVLSFEEEAEVISRSNDTIYGLSAGVFTRDLARGHRVAAALEAGTCWINTYNVTPVELPFGGYKQSGMGRENSLAAIEHYTQIKTVYVETDKVQSPY